The Oncorhynchus tshawytscha isolate Ot180627B linkage group LG05, Otsh_v2.0, whole genome shotgun sequence genome includes a window with the following:
- the LOC112250777 gene encoding uncharacterized protein LOC112250777 encodes MARAGSWRKSSFFKESSSVTACWTASIMFSDTRVPGEHRGFQHSNPHLNLWLHNGLRAHHSEMGLNGQCGRADANLTYPNRVKKVGFTSQEVMNNRHGKERTGPHLNELCLETRRLCFGLWEHRVQPDLRSQEGSPSRWSHGQSPAPGLRHRASVRDYYTERSFVGNARQSLLHPSVRKYVKAPALAQPTQFKGQDGCKVPVCLEDQLWGYSRQTCQRDLHTSSWVDSATATQGLPRHQSFSSTLRSNKKNVRNSQRDLTRPVSGPETKLHQQDLTRPLEGYNGPSSLHVIFSTEVPQRDMGGPTLRPQQSLSKPCPALEDIRTRPPRGDQGSRSGSGLTGSKKHQKVVRDQIRRVVENLEEVLGGLKDIHQEMKEVVQQIELLTSSIDLSEEASPSLPGDSSSSGVAKSSSHQRLRGEEARQGEAALSSPIRTNSLQPHNPASSLVCLPHQPAPSPHRSSPVRPPTPALPPLSTNPPHPNTTAPSVKSQHYPHNPASSPKRAVYITPSTLLSFTTLGLPPKKVVPLTHLPLVFLSP; translated from the exons ATGGCAAGGGCGGGAAGCTGGAGGAAAAGCTCATTCTTTAAGGAGTCTTCCTCTGTGACTGCTTGCTGGACTGCTTCTATCATGTTCTCAGACACCAGAGTGCCTGGGGAGCACAGAGGCTTTCAACACAGCAACCCTCATCTCAACCTCTGGCTTCACAATGGACTCAGGGCCCACCACAGTGAAATGGGACTCAATGGGCAGTGCGGGCGGGCTGACGCCAACCTTACCTATCCCAACAGAGTCAAGAAGGTAGGCTTTACATCACAAGAGGTGATGAACAACAGACATGGGAAGGAAAGGACAGGTCCCCATTTGAATGAACTGTGCCTGGAGACTAGGAGGCTGTGCTTCGGCTTGTGGGAGCATCGTGTGCAGCCAGATTTGAGAAGCCAAGAGGGCAGCCCTTCCAGGTGGAGCCATGGCCAGTCTCCAGCACCAGGCCTGAGACACAGGGCGTCTGTCAGGGACTACTACACAGAACGCTCCTTTGTTGGGAACGCCCGCCAGTCTTTACTACACCCTTCAGTCAGGAAGTACGTGAAGGCCCCCGCCCTCGCTCAGCCAACACAGTTCAAAGGTCAAGACGGCTGTAAAGTGCCTGTTTGTTTGGAGGACCAGCTTTGGGGCTATTCCAGACAGACTTGTCAGAGAGACCTTCATACATCCAGCTGGGTGGATTCAGCTACAGCCACACAGGGCTTACCAAGACACCAGAGTTTCAGTTCCACCTTGAGATCCAACAAAAAGAATGTCcgaaacagtcagagagacttgACTAGACCAGTAAGCGGACCAGAGACCAAACTACACCAGCAAGACTTGACAAGACCTTTGGAGGGTTACAATGGACCCAGCTCTCTGCATGTCATCTTCTCCACAGAGGTTCCTCAGAGAGATATGGGAGGTCCCACTCTCAGACCCCAGCAGAGTCTCAGTAAGCCATGTCCCGCCTTAGAAGACATCCGAACCAGGCCCCCCAGAGGTGACCAGGGCTCCAGGAGTGGGTCAGGCCTGACTGGGTCAAAGAAGCACCAGAAGGTTGTCCGGGATCAGATCCGGAGAGTGGTGGAGAACTTGGAGGAGGTTCTAGGAGGCCTGAAGGACATCCATCAGGAGATGAAGGAG GTGGTGCAGCAGATTGAGCTGCTGACCTCGTCCATTGACCTGAGTGAAGAGGCCAGCCCCAGCCTGCCCGGCGACAGCAGCTCCAGTGGAGTGGCGAAGAGCAGCAGCCACCAGAGGCTCAGGGGTGAGGAGGCCAGGCAGGGGGAGGCAGCTCTGTCTTCCCCCATCAGGACTAACTCACTCCAGCCTCACAACCCTGCCTCCAGCCTGGTCTGCCTCCCCCACCAACCTGCTCCCAGTCCTCATAGGAGTAGCCCTGTTCGCCCTCCCACCCCTGCTCTTCCCCCCCTCAGTACCAACCCACCTCACCCCAACACCACTGCTCCCTCAGTCAAGAGTCAGCATTACCCACACAACCCTGCTTCTTCCCCCAAAAGAGCAGTCTACATTACCCCCTCAACCCTACTCTCTTTCACAACCTTGGGCCTGCCCCCCAAAAAAGTAGTCCCCCTCACCCATCTGCCCTTGGTCTTTCTGTCACCATAG
- the LOC112250776 gene encoding tumor necrosis factor alpha-induced protein 8-like protein 1 has protein sequence MDSFSTKSLALQAQKKLMSKMATKSVANLFIDDTSSEVLDELYRVTKEYTRNRKEAQKIIKNLIKMVVKLGVLYRNNQFSGEELVLVEGFRKKVHTLAMTAVSFHQIEFTFDRRVMSAILNECRELLHQAINRHLTAKSHSRVNHVFNQFADCDFLAALYGPSEVYRNHLQRICDGVNKMLDEGNL, from the exons ATGGACTCCTTCAGTACTAAGAGCCTGGCCCTTCAGGCCCAGAAGAAGCTGATGAGCAAGATGGCAACCAAGAGCGTGGCCAACCTGTTCATTGATGACACCAGCAGCGAGGTGCTGGATGAGCTCTACCGAGTCACCAAGGAGTACACACGCAACCGCAAGGAGGCCCAGAAGATCATCAAGAACCTCATCAAGATGGTGGTGAAGCTGGGTGTCCTCTACCGCAACAACCAATTCAGCGGGGAGGAACTGGTGCTGGTCGAGGGCTTCAG GAAGAAGGTCCACACACTGGCCATGACAGCCGTCAGCTTCCACCAGATCGAGTTCACATTCGACCGGCGTGTGATGAGCGCCATCCTGAATGAGTGCCGTGAGCTGCTGCACCAGGCCATCAACCGCCACCTAACAGCCAAGAGCCACTCGCGGGTCAACCACGTGTTCAACCAATTCGCAGACTGTGACTTCCTGGCAGCTCTCTACGGCCCCTCTGAGGTGTACCGCAACCACCTGCAGAGGATTTGCGATGGTGTCAATAAGATGCTGGACGAGGGCAAcctttaa